In a single window of the Saccharothrix australiensis genome:
- a CDS encoding PucR family transcriptional regulator, which yields MVRLDRLVNVLGGYGVRLACCPVSRAVELRSVVMHEATADRAVGGDVFLAVGAASLDQAVDWAVAARASVVLVHGGVDVERAAVAAGEAAGVAVMVVDPAVSWSQLAGVVYGLVLEGRETESGRGPTDLFALADSLAGAVGGAVTIEDRLSRVLAYSSSQHGADPARLETILSRQVPDRLRELFEDRGVFGYLAAYDEPLFVEQAPELGLTGRMVVAVRAGRELLGSVWVTCGAPLTGVRCTALADGARTVALHLLRSRASADLERQVESDLVSRLLEGTADAATVVSRLGLPQGPLRVIAVRAHIAAERHAALLLAFDRATTGFGWSRPGRSTLAGNTLYTILPGEQVAGAREWVALLRAALPAQVTVTAGIGGTASAADLPASRQEADECLALHEARTPEAVPPAYDESWDDILLQRLRAAARAGRTPARGPVAELRRHDTRHGTHHVATLRAWLEAQGDLAVAGERLGVHPNTIRYRLRRMAEVTALDLDDARKRLAMIIDLAAAGDD from the coding sequence ATGGTCAGGTTGGACCGCCTGGTGAACGTGCTGGGTGGCTACGGTGTGCGGTTGGCGTGCTGCCCGGTGTCGCGGGCGGTCGAGCTGCGCAGCGTGGTGATGCACGAGGCCACCGCCGACCGGGCGGTGGGCGGCGACGTGTTCCTGGCCGTCGGCGCGGCATCGCTCGACCAGGCCGTGGACTGGGCGGTCGCCGCGCGGGCGTCCGTCGTGCTGGTGCACGGCGGGGTCGACGTGGAGCGGGCGGCCGTCGCGGCCGGCGAGGCGGCGGGCGTCGCGGTGATGGTGGTCGACCCCGCCGTGTCCTGGAGCCAGTTGGCCGGCGTCGTGTACGGGCTGGTGCTGGAGGGCCGCGAGACGGAGTCGGGCCGCGGGCCGACGGACCTGTTCGCGCTGGCGGACAGCCTGGCCGGGGCGGTCGGCGGCGCGGTGACCATCGAGGACCGGCTGTCGCGGGTGCTGGCGTACTCCAGTTCGCAGCACGGCGCGGACCCGGCCCGCCTGGAGACGATCCTGAGCAGGCAGGTGCCGGACCGGCTGCGCGAGCTGTTCGAGGACCGGGGCGTGTTCGGGTACCTGGCGGCCTACGACGAGCCGCTGTTCGTCGAGCAGGCCCCGGAGCTGGGGCTGACGGGCCGCATGGTCGTCGCGGTCCGCGCGGGCCGCGAGCTGCTGGGTTCGGTGTGGGTGACCTGCGGCGCGCCGCTGACCGGCGTGCGGTGCACCGCCCTGGCCGACGGCGCGCGCACGGTGGCGCTGCACCTGCTGCGCTCGCGGGCCAGCGCGGACCTGGAGCGCCAGGTCGAGTCGGACCTGGTGAGCCGGCTGCTGGAGGGCACCGCGGACGCCGCCACGGTGGTCAGCAGGCTCGGGCTGCCGCAGGGCCCGCTGCGGGTCATCGCCGTCCGCGCGCACATCGCCGCCGAGCGGCACGCCGCGCTGCTGCTCGCCTTCGACCGCGCCACCACCGGTTTCGGCTGGTCGCGACCGGGGCGCAGCACCCTGGCAGGCAACACGCTCTACACGATCCTGCCCGGTGAGCAGGTGGCGGGCGCGCGGGAGTGGGTGGCCCTGCTGCGGGCGGCGCTGCCCGCGCAGGTGACGGTGACGGCCGGCATCGGCGGGACGGCGTCCGCCGCCGACCTGCCCGCGAGCAGGCAGGAGGCCGACGAGTGCCTGGCCCTGCACGAGGCGCGCACACCGGAGGCCGTGCCGCCGGCGTACGACGAGTCGTGGGACGACATCCTGCTCCAGCGCCTGCGGGCCGCCGCCAGGGCCGGCCGCACCCCCGCGCGGGGCCCGGTGGCCGAGCTGCGCCGCCACGACACCCGGCACGGCACCCACCACGTGGCGACGCTGCGCGCGTGGCTGGAGGCCCAGGGCGACCTCGCCGTCGCGGGGGAGCGGCTCGGCGTGCACCCGAACACCATCCGGTACCGCCTGCGCCGGATGGCCGAGGTGACCGCGCTCGACCTGGACGACGCCCGGAAGCGGCTGGCGATGATCATCGACCTGGCGGCGGCCGGGGACGACTGA
- a CDS encoding TetR/AcrR family transcriptional regulator, with the protein MSREGRRRADAERNIEAILDAALECFSDQPDVSMTSIAQAAGVSRVTLYSHFVSREELLARVLDRAVTSAAEVLDAERLDEGSAAEALSRLIRSAWRILAGYRNLMAAAAAVLSPRQVRNYHRTVLQQVERLIARGRDEGAFRTDLPQGWLVSVFHNLLHVAADEVGAGRLRRRDAAAVLEATVLGVLAVPAG; encoded by the coding sequence ATGAGTCGTGAGGGACGGCGGCGGGCGGATGCCGAGCGGAACATCGAAGCGATCCTCGACGCCGCGCTGGAGTGCTTCAGCGACCAGCCGGACGTCAGCATGACGTCCATCGCGCAGGCGGCCGGTGTGAGCAGGGTCACGCTCTACAGCCATTTCGTGTCGAGGGAGGAACTGCTCGCGCGGGTCCTCGACCGCGCGGTGACCAGCGCGGCGGAGGTGCTCGACGCCGAACGGCTGGACGAGGGCTCCGCCGCCGAGGCGCTGTCCAGGCTCATCAGGTCGGCCTGGCGCATCCTGGCCGGCTACCGCAACCTCATGGCCGCCGCCGCCGCGGTGCTCTCGCCGCGGCAGGTGCGCAACTACCACAGGACCGTGCTGCAGCAGGTGGAACGGCTCATCGCGCGCGGCCGGGACGAGGGCGCGTTCCGCACCGACCTCCCCCAGGGCTGGCTGGTCTCGGTGTTCCACAACCTGCTCCACGTGGCGGCGGACGAGGTCGGCGCGGGCAGGTTGCGCCGGCGCGACGCCGCCGCCGTGCTGGAGGCCACCGTGCTCGGCGTGCTGGCCGTCCCCGCCGGCTGA
- a CDS encoding amidohydrolase family protein produces MSNPDGVNSGPDGHATLIRGGVVHTADDGERVYPVGSVLVVGDRVAAVGDVARVDAAAAELSVDVRTVDADGMMVLPGFVNGHWHDMFAGRVVLRAASRPPSDRDDQPGFFSHGGDLPQVTAAFDAFHDLIAGLAADEASAIARYSLWTQLRSGTTTVGDTGSLNRPDALVDAARSLGIRLSVSTWASDAVCLPGEHRHRRTRDTDRLLAELADLLRTAPGGTVRVRPSALYVPAMSDELGRGLADLVSRHDTRFATHVAALRNESEAVRACYGTTPVRRLADLGLLTDRLTAVHCAFVDDEERELLVASGAHISHSPAKYGPSGESTLSETAVLTDLVARGVGVSLSTDGGVFPLGSMAEAMRAAWQAHNEIAADNTRVLPSTALAMATRTAARGLGWDDEVGSLEVGKQADLVLVRTTDWRYLLNPRPLEAFLTLGGSLDVDTVMVAGRVLVRAGHATEVDEDELEREYLRALRSYSARHPHVSDEVLSRVFRTP; encoded by the coding sequence ATGAGCAACCCCGATGGTGTGAACAGCGGTCCCGACGGGCACGCGACCCTGATCCGCGGCGGTGTCGTCCACACCGCCGACGACGGTGAACGCGTCTACCCGGTGGGCTCGGTGCTGGTGGTGGGCGACCGCGTGGCGGCGGTCGGCGACGTGGCGCGCGTGGACGCGGCGGCGGCGGAGCTGTCCGTCGACGTGCGCACCGTCGACGCGGACGGGATGATGGTGCTGCCCGGTTTCGTCAACGGGCACTGGCACGACATGTTCGCCGGGCGGGTGGTGCTCCGCGCCGCGTCGCGCCCACCGTCCGACCGGGACGACCAGCCGGGCTTCTTCTCCCACGGCGGCGACCTGCCGCAGGTGACGGCGGCGTTCGACGCCTTCCACGACCTGATCGCCGGCCTCGCCGCGGACGAGGCGTCGGCGATCGCGCGCTACTCGCTGTGGACGCAGCTGCGGTCGGGCACGACCACGGTGGGGGACACCGGATCGCTGAACCGGCCGGACGCGCTGGTCGACGCCGCGCGCTCGCTGGGCATCCGGTTGTCGGTCAGCACGTGGGCGTCCGACGCGGTGTGCCTGCCGGGCGAGCACCGCCACCGGCGCACCCGCGACACCGACCGGCTCCTGGCGGAGCTGGCGGACCTGCTGCGCACCGCGCCGGGCGGCACCGTGCGGGTGCGGCCGTCGGCGCTGTACGTGCCCGCGATGTCCGACGAGCTGGGGCGCGGCCTCGCCGACCTGGTGTCCCGCCACGACACCCGGTTCGCCACCCACGTCGCGGCCCTGCGCAACGAGTCCGAGGCGGTGCGGGCCTGCTACGGCACGACCCCGGTGCGCAGGCTGGCCGACCTGGGGCTGCTGACGGACCGGCTGACGGCGGTGCACTGCGCCTTCGTCGACGACGAGGAGCGCGAGCTGCTGGTCGCGTCGGGCGCCCACATCAGCCACTCACCGGCGAAGTACGGCCCGAGCGGCGAGTCGACGTTGAGCGAGACCGCCGTGCTCACCGACCTGGTGGCGCGGGGCGTGGGCGTGTCGCTGTCCACCGACGGCGGGGTGTTCCCGCTGGGGAGCATGGCCGAGGCGATGCGCGCCGCCTGGCAGGCGCACAACGAGATCGCCGCCGACAACACGCGGGTGTTGCCCAGCACGGCGTTGGCGATGGCGACCCGCACGGCGGCGCGCGGTCTCGGGTGGGACGACGAGGTGGGTTCGCTGGAGGTGGGCAAGCAGGCGGACCTGGTCCTGGTGCGCACCACGGACTGGCGCTACCTGCTCAACCCCCGGCCGCTGGAGGCGTTCCTGACGCTCGGCGGTTCGCTCGACGTCGACACCGTCATGGTCGCCGGTCGGGTGCTGGTGCGCGCCGGGCACGCCACGGAGGTGGACGAGGACGAGCTGGAACGCGAGTACCTGCGGGCGTTGCGATCGTACTCGGCACGGCACCCGCACGTCTCCGACGAGGTGCTGAGCCGCGTCTTCCGGACGCCCTGA
- a CDS encoding 3-hydroxybenzoate 6-monooxygenase: MSSVLIAGGGIGGIATALAVARSGHHVVVLEREPRFTELGAGIQLGPNAFRALDRLGVADAVRAGAVFVDGLNLMDGVTGAGIARLPLTGEFRERYGQPYAVVHRVDLYTALLDACREHDTIELRTDSRVERYAHVGDEVVVDLAGGATVRGDALVGADGLRSAVRAQLLDDGEPVLSGHTIYRSVIPIESLPADLRWHSVTLWAAPLRHVVHYPIAGGRSLNLAATVDDRAVDVVVGRPADRDLVLDTFASLAAVPRRFLEHGRDWRSWVLCDRDPVRRWTDGRVVLLGDAAHPMLQYAAQGACAALEDAVCLGELLAPAEPDFARAFERFTDLRAERTAWVQRLSRALGRDVYHVAGAVAERRNAALATRTDANLLELVDHLYLEPAASTR, from the coding sequence ATGTCCTCAGTGCTGATCGCAGGTGGCGGGATCGGCGGCATCGCGACCGCCCTGGCGGTGGCCCGGTCCGGCCACCACGTCGTCGTGCTGGAGCGCGAACCCCGGTTCACCGAACTGGGCGCGGGCATCCAACTGGGCCCCAACGCCTTCCGCGCGCTGGACCGGCTCGGTGTCGCGGACGCGGTGCGCGCCGGCGCGGTGTTCGTGGACGGGTTGAACCTGATGGACGGCGTCACGGGCGCGGGGATCGCCCGCCTCCCGCTGACCGGGGAGTTCCGCGAGCGCTACGGCCAGCCGTACGCCGTCGTGCACCGCGTGGACCTCTACACCGCATTGCTGGACGCCTGCCGCGAGCACGACACCATCGAGCTGCGCACCGATTCCCGCGTCGAGCGTTACGCGCACGTCGGCGACGAGGTGGTGGTCGACCTCGCCGGCGGCGCGACCGTGCGCGGTGACGCGCTGGTCGGTGCCGACGGCCTCCGCTCCGCGGTGCGGGCGCAACTGCTCGACGACGGCGAGCCGGTGCTGTCCGGTCACACCATCTACCGCTCGGTGATCCCGATCGAGTCGCTGCCGGCGGACCTGCGGTGGCACTCGGTCACGCTGTGGGCCGCGCCCCTGCGCCACGTCGTGCACTACCCGATCGCCGGCGGGCGGTCCCTCAACCTGGCGGCGACCGTCGACGACCGCGCGGTCGACGTGGTCGTCGGGCGTCCCGCGGACCGAGACCTCGTCCTCGACACGTTCGCGTCGCTGGCGGCCGTGCCGCGCCGCTTCCTGGAGCACGGCCGGGACTGGCGCTCCTGGGTGCTGTGCGACCGGGACCCGGTGCGCCGCTGGACCGACGGCCGGGTCGTCCTGCTCGGTGACGCCGCGCACCCGATGCTCCAGTACGCCGCGCAGGGCGCGTGCGCCGCCCTGGAGGACGCGGTGTGCCTGGGCGAGCTGCTGGCGCCGGCCGAACCGGATTTCGCGCGCGCCTTCGAGCGGTTCACCGACCTGCGCGCCGAGCGCACCGCGTGGGTGCAGCGGCTCTCCCGCGCGCTGGGCCGGGACGTCTACCACGTGGCGGGCGCGGTGGCCGAGCGGCGCAACGCCGCGCTCGCGACCCGGACCGACGCGAACCTGCTGGAGCTGGTCGACCACCTCTACCTGGAACCGGCGGCGTCGACGCGGTGA
- a CDS encoding anthranilate synthase family protein, translated as MDSLDFERLSRAAGFALLHRPTVAGDDMGAVAGDDMGTVAGDAVDVLVGDPLTVARLADLPLPTGVPEHGEPVHDLLVVVPYRQVAERGFAHQDDGAPLLALAVTGQARVPLAAVLDVLPDEPVEIRGGAFDVDDDNYAAIVEKVLAEEIGGGAGANFVIKRSFVAELVDHGPRSALSVYRRLLSGETGAYWTFLVRVGDRTFIGATPERHVSCRAGAVVMNPISGTYRYPAAGPSLPGLLEFLADRKETEELYMVVDEELKMMARVCDGDVRVRGPRLKEMARLAHTEYLIEGRTSRGVTDVLRETMFAPTVTGSPLENAFRVVHRYEPRGRGYYSGVVALIGRDGRGEPTLDSAITIRTAVVDACGRLDLGVGATLVRHSDPRSEVAETAAKAAGLLSAIRGTKPAPAPEPGPAPASAPASASAPASAPAPAPAPAPAPAPTSVRPERYADHPDVRAALARRNAPLGAFWFAPERPPDAPVAALRGRRVLVVDAEDAFTAMLALQLRSLGPAITVRRFDEPLRPEEFDAVLVGPGPGDPRAHDVPRIAALRAVTRRLLAERRPFLSVCLGHQVLSGLLGFALVRKERPDQGVQREIDLFGRPATVGFYNTFAARSAGDRVVCPGVPGAVRVSRDPATGEVHALRGPWFASVQFHAESVLTRRGPEILGEMLAAVLCDARVAG; from the coding sequence ATGGATTCGCTCGACTTCGAACGGCTGTCCCGCGCGGCCGGGTTCGCGTTGCTCCACAGGCCAACCGTCGCGGGCGACGACATGGGTGCCGTCGCGGGCGACGACATGGGCACCGTCGCGGGCGACGCGGTGGACGTGCTGGTCGGCGACCCGCTCACGGTCGCGCGGTTGGCCGACCTGCCGCTGCCCACCGGGGTGCCCGAGCACGGCGAGCCGGTGCACGACCTGCTCGTCGTCGTCCCGTACCGGCAGGTCGCGGAGCGCGGTTTCGCGCACCAGGACGACGGCGCGCCGCTGCTCGCGCTGGCGGTGACCGGCCAGGCGCGGGTGCCGCTCGCCGCGGTGCTCGACGTGCTGCCGGACGAACCCGTCGAAATCCGGGGCGGCGCATTCGACGTCGACGACGACAACTACGCGGCCATCGTGGAGAAGGTGCTCGCCGAGGAGATCGGCGGTGGCGCGGGCGCGAATTTCGTGATCAAAAGGTCGTTCGTCGCCGAGTTGGTCGACCACGGGCCGCGCTCGGCGTTGAGCGTGTACCGCCGCCTGCTTTCCGGGGAAACCGGGGCGTATTGGACGTTCCTCGTGCGCGTCGGGGATCGCACGTTCATCGGCGCGACGCCGGAGCGCCACGTGTCCTGCCGGGCGGGCGCGGTCGTGATGAACCCGATCAGCGGCACCTACCGCTACCCGGCCGCCGGACCGTCGCTGCCGGGCCTGCTGGAGTTCCTCGCCGACCGCAAGGAGACCGAGGAGCTGTACATGGTCGTGGACGAGGAGCTGAAGATGATGGCCCGCGTGTGCGACGGCGACGTGCGCGTGCGCGGTCCGCGCCTGAAGGAGATGGCGCGGCTCGCGCACACCGAGTACCTGATCGAGGGGCGCACCTCGCGCGGTGTCACCGACGTGCTGCGGGAGACGATGTTCGCGCCCACCGTCACCGGCAGCCCGCTGGAGAACGCGTTCCGGGTCGTCCACCGGTACGAGCCGCGCGGCCGGGGCTACTACAGCGGCGTCGTCGCGCTCATCGGTCGGGACGGCCGCGGCGAGCCGACGCTGGACTCCGCCATCACGATCCGCACCGCCGTGGTCGACGCGTGCGGCCGGCTCGACCTCGGGGTGGGCGCTACCCTGGTCCGCCACTCCGACCCGCGCTCGGAGGTCGCGGAGACCGCGGCGAAGGCGGCCGGGTTGCTGTCCGCGATCCGGGGCACGAAACCCGCGCCCGCGCCGGAACCCGGACCCGCACCGGCATCCGCACCCGCATCGGCGTCGGCACCCGCGTCGGCACCGGCACCGGCACCGGCACCGGCACCGGCACCGGCACCGACGAGCGTGCGCCCGGAGCGCTACGCCGACCACCCGGACGTGCGGGCGGCGCTGGCGCGGCGCAACGCACCGCTGGGCGCGTTCTGGTTCGCCCCGGAGCGCCCGCCGGACGCGCCGGTCGCCGCGCTGCGCGGGCGTCGGGTCCTCGTGGTCGACGCCGAGGACGCGTTCACCGCGATGCTCGCGCTGCAACTGCGCTCCCTCGGCCCGGCCATCACGGTCCGCCGGTTCGACGAGCCGCTGCGCCCGGAGGAGTTCGACGCGGTGCTCGTCGGACCCGGACCGGGCGACCCGCGCGCGCACGACGTGCCGAGGATCGCCGCCCTGCGCGCGGTCACCCGCCGGCTGCTGGCCGAGCGCAGGCCCTTCCTGTCGGTGTGCCTGGGCCACCAGGTCCTCAGCGGCCTGCTCGGGTTCGCGTTGGTGCGCAAGGAACGGCCGGACCAGGGCGTGCAGCGCGAGATCGACCTGTTCGGGAGACCCGCGACCGTCGGCTTCTACAACACCTTCGCGGCGCGGTCCGCCGGCGACCGCGTCGTGTGCCCCGGTGTGCCGGGCGCGGTCCGCGTCAGCCGGGACCCCGCCACCGGGGAGGTCCACGCCTTGCGGGGACCGTGGTTCGCGTCGGTGCAGTTCCACGCCGAGTCGGTGCTCACCCGCCGCGGTCCGGAGATCCTGGGCGAGATGCTCGCGGCCGTGCTGTGCGACGCCCGTGTGGCGGGCTGA
- a CDS encoding 3-deoxy-7-phosphoheptulonate synthase has protein sequence MRQWRSLPAAQQPEWGGRQLARMRRKLGQAPGLVGWDEVRALKALLAEVALGRARVVQAGDCAEDPDECVPAALDDKVGLLDALAGALHAGTGLPVLRVGRIAGQFAKPRSQPTEVHDGLRLPVFRGHLVNSPRPDPVARRPDPLRLLRCYRAAAAATAHLRTADVPVWTSHEALLLDYELPLVRRTPDGHTVLTSTHWPWIGDRTRQPDGAHVRLMAALDNPVACKVGPTTPVEQLLELCAVLDPDREPGRLTLITRLGADRVADLLPPLVAAVRDAGHPVVWLCDPMHANTTTAPGGQKTRLLTAVRQEVRRFREAVEGEGAHAGGLHLETTPAPVAECVADAADLHLVGVPGTAAYRSCCDPRLNPKQALSAVAAWTGARQMNPT, from the coding sequence GTGCGCCAGTGGCGATCGCTGCCCGCCGCGCAGCAGCCCGAGTGGGGCGGCCGGCAGCTCGCGCGGATGCGGCGGAAGCTGGGCCAGGCGCCCGGCCTCGTCGGTTGGGACGAGGTGCGCGCGCTGAAGGCGCTGCTCGCCGAGGTGGCCCTCGGGCGGGCGCGGGTCGTCCAGGCGGGCGACTGCGCCGAGGACCCCGACGAGTGCGTGCCCGCGGCCCTCGACGACAAGGTCGGCCTGCTGGACGCGCTGGCCGGCGCGCTGCACGCCGGGACGGGCCTGCCCGTGCTGCGGGTGGGCCGGATCGCCGGGCAGTTCGCCAAGCCGCGCTCCCAGCCGACCGAGGTGCACGACGGGCTCCGGCTGCCGGTCTTCCGGGGCCACCTGGTCAACAGCCCGCGACCCGACCCGGTGGCGCGCAGGCCCGACCCGCTGCGGCTGCTCCGCTGCTACCGCGCCGCCGCCGCGGCCACGGCCCACCTGCGCACCGCGGACGTGCCGGTGTGGACGAGCCACGAGGCGCTGCTGCTGGACTACGAGCTGCCGCTGGTGCGCCGCACGCCCGACGGCCACACGGTGCTGACGTCGACGCACTGGCCGTGGATCGGCGACCGGACCCGGCAGCCCGACGGCGCGCACGTGCGCCTGATGGCCGCCCTGGACAACCCGGTCGCGTGCAAGGTCGGCCCGACGACCCCGGTCGAGCAGCTGCTCGAACTGTGCGCGGTGCTCGACCCCGACCGCGAGCCGGGCAGGCTCACGCTGATCACCCGGCTCGGCGCGGACCGCGTCGCGGACCTGCTGCCGCCGCTGGTCGCGGCGGTCCGCGACGCCGGGCACCCCGTCGTGTGGCTGTGCGACCCGATGCACGCCAACACCACGACCGCGCCCGGCGGCCAGAAGACGCGGCTGCTCACCGCGGTGCGGCAGGAGGTCCGGCGCTTCCGCGAGGCCGTCGAGGGCGAGGGCGCGCACGCGGGCGGCCTGCACCTGGAGACCACGCCCGCGCCGGTCGCGGAGTGCGTCGCGGACGCGGCCGACCTGCATTTGGTCGGCGTGCCCGGCACGGCCGCCTACCGGTCGTGCTGCGACCCCCGGCTGAACCCGAAGCAGGCCCTGTCCGCGGTCGCGGCCTGGACCGGCGCACGGCAGATGAACCCCACTTGA
- a CDS encoding 2,3-dihydro-2,3-dihydroxybenzoate dehydrogenase yields MELAGIRGRVAVVTGATGGIGSAVTSALAGHGAVVAAVDVDGGGLEALAGRLRSTPGRVEVVKADVTSAAEVAAAVDRVDAEVGPIDFLVNVAGILRTGGALDLSDEDWAATFAVNTTGVFHASRAVARRMVAAGRGGAIVTVASNAGSVPRARMAAYGPSKAASIAFTKALALELAEHSIRCNVVSPGSTDTAMLAALNGRAEAEAAAIAGDPAAFRVGIPLGKVARPSDVADAVLFLLSDHANHITMQELVVDGGAALGA; encoded by the coding sequence ATGGAACTGGCAGGCATCCGCGGCAGGGTCGCGGTGGTCACCGGCGCGACCGGCGGCATCGGGTCGGCGGTCACGTCGGCGCTGGCCGGGCACGGCGCGGTCGTCGCGGCGGTCGACGTCGACGGCGGCGGGCTGGAGGCGCTGGCGGGACGGCTGCGGTCGACGCCCGGCCGGGTCGAGGTGGTCAAGGCCGACGTCACCTCGGCGGCGGAGGTCGCCGCCGCGGTCGACCGGGTCGACGCCGAGGTCGGCCCGATCGACTTCCTGGTCAACGTGGCGGGCATCCTGCGCACGGGCGGCGCGCTCGACCTGAGCGACGAGGACTGGGCGGCGACCTTCGCGGTCAACACCACCGGCGTGTTCCACGCCTCGCGGGCCGTCGCGCGCCGGATGGTCGCCGCCGGGCGGGGCGGCGCGATCGTGACGGTCGCGTCGAACGCGGGATCGGTGCCGCGGGCCCGCATGGCCGCCTACGGACCGTCCAAAGCCGCCTCGATCGCGTTCACCAAGGCGCTCGCGCTGGAGCTGGCCGAGCACTCGATCCGCTGCAACGTCGTCTCACCCGGCTCCACCGACACGGCGATGCTGGCCGCGCTCAACGGCCGGGCGGAGGCCGAGGCGGCGGCCATCGCGGGCGACCCGGCGGCCTTCCGCGTCGGCATACCGCTGGGCAAGGTCGCGCGACCGTCCGATGTGGCCGACGCGGTGCTGTTCCTCCTGTCGGACCACGCGAACCACATCACCATGCAGGAGCTGGTCGTCGACGGCGGCGCCGCGCTCGGCGCGTAG
- a CDS encoding isochorismatase family protein: protein MAIPPIEPYPMPGPDELPAAVPPWVVRPRRAALLIHDMQRYFLAPFQADRSPAVDLVRNIALLRDRCRALGVPIAYTAQPGGMTERQRGLLKDFWGPGMTIAPEQRTVVAGLEPAAGDRVFTKWRYSAFHRSDLLAHLRRHGRDQLVLCGVFAHVGVLTTAVDAYSHDIETFVVADAVADFSAEHHRLALSQAARLCAVTPTTAAVLEDLAVRAADAVP from the coding sequence GTGGCCATTCCACCGATCGAGCCGTACCCGATGCCGGGGCCGGACGAGCTGCCCGCCGCCGTGCCGCCGTGGGTGGTGCGCCCGCGCCGGGCGGCGCTGCTGATCCACGACATGCAGCGGTACTTCCTCGCGCCGTTCCAGGCGGACCGGTCGCCCGCGGTCGACCTGGTGCGCAACATCGCGCTGCTGCGCGACCGGTGCCGCGCGTTGGGCGTCCCGATCGCCTACACCGCTCAGCCCGGCGGGATGACCGAGCGGCAGCGCGGGCTGCTGAAGGACTTCTGGGGCCCCGGCATGACCATCGCGCCCGAGCAGCGGACCGTGGTGGCCGGGCTGGAGCCGGCCGCGGGCGACCGCGTGTTCACCAAGTGGCGCTACAGCGCGTTCCACCGGTCCGACCTGCTGGCGCACCTGCGCCGGCACGGGCGCGACCAGCTCGTCCTGTGCGGGGTGTTCGCCCACGTCGGCGTGCTCACCACGGCGGTGGACGCCTACAGCCACGACATCGAGACCTTCGTGGTGGCCGACGCCGTGGCGGACTTCTCCGCCGAGCACCACCGCCTGGCGCTGTCCCAGGCGGCGCGGCTGTGCGCGGTCACGCCCACGACCGCCGCCGTCCTGGAGGACCTGGCGGTGCGCGCGGCGGACGCGGTCCCGTGA
- a CDS encoding BlaI/MecI/CopY family transcriptional regulator, with translation MRASLEREVLDILRSAVRPLPVREVLERVNARRGSPLAYTTVMTVLRRLTDKDAAVRHDDDGRHVYRATADSEAELAVRRVVAEHGDAALASFLRLLAADPALREQAHASAARRPDVAERRGPTGRPRLWTDVYFGPPQPVAGDEDGDDWTRWVAG, from the coding sequence ATGCGCGCGAGCCTGGAACGCGAGGTGTTGGACATCCTGCGGTCGGCGGTCCGACCGCTGCCGGTGCGCGAGGTGCTGGAACGGGTCAACGCGCGACGCGGGAGCCCGCTGGCGTACACGACGGTCATGACGGTGCTGCGGAGGCTCACCGACAAGGACGCGGCCGTCCGCCACGACGACGACGGCCGCCACGTCTACCGCGCCACGGCGGACAGCGAGGCCGAACTCGCCGTCCGGCGGGTGGTCGCCGAGCACGGCGACGCGGCGCTGGCGTCGTTCCTCCGGTTGCTGGCGGCGGACCCGGCGCTGCGCGAGCAGGCGCACGCGTCGGCCGCCCGGCGGCCGGACGTCGCCGAGCGCCGCGGCCCGACCGGGCGGCCCCGGCTGTGGACCGACGTGTACTTCGGCCCGCCGCAGCCGGTGGCGGGCGACGAGGACGGCGACGACTGGACGCGGTGGGTCGCCGGGTGA